In a single window of the Drosophila subpulchrella strain 33 F10 #4 breed RU33 chromosome X, RU_Dsub_v1.1 Primary Assembly, whole genome shotgun sequence genome:
- the LOC119558299 gene encoding ras GTPase-activating protein raskol isoform X3: MNCGALRAISDEVQMHSANSATPQQRKMHSMPRTTPQSIQSTQNSTPNPSRSTGDQQQQPQTAALRRSTMPRSRGLASCLRGERDDAPTPPIHEVHCDVQQLQLLQHQQLQQQQQQQQLQQQHQLLLQQEQLQLMKGDQEPMSGTGSGASTLEPTGRSEYKSKTLPRIHFDTALNDTSPNEDTSYEKACRRGSAPTTPILGSKQHQTESNATSRFTNFFSKKSNPLKRTKSVTKLERTKRGSGGLRGSRSHESLLSSHAVMSTIDLSCTGAVGVAPVHQSVLGRRHCFQVRGGPRGERYYSCGSRQERDLWIYSLRKSIAPNAEHTRRTDNSLKMWVYEAKNLPPKKRYFCELQLDKTLYGRTSVKLQTDLLFWGEHFDFPDIPEINVITVNVFREVDKKKKRDKYQFVGSVKIPVHDVTSRLPCEQWYPILSDKAGDSLGRTSGGGGSGSKDKEQLPTLRIKCRFQSTDILPINVYANFLAYLKENYKRVCETLEPVIGVKAKEDIGQALVLLMHAQGLAGAFLTDVVALDLLRVGDQRLTFRGNSLATKSMEAFLKLTGEQYLQDTLSAPINELIQSERDCEVDPTKASGSSAGSLQRQQAALRGAVRGAWQCIFESHKHFPAQLRNCFATFRERLQQLGRQDMADNLISASIFLRFLCPAILSPSLFNITSELPSARATRNLTLVAKTLQTLANFTRFQGKENFMEFLNDFLEQEAARMQQFLEIISTRPEHPAPDSILDWAGYIDQGKQLSILHSLLSESLAKLPEARQHELDPLQHILDEISRAKEHGLGTALPGGYLPATSSTHSIASENQENRNPGSSGSHAGSNSEQLLPQQSQLAQPQHAIVSKPLSAERGIMRGVLTPNSLEKNIFRYNDPTVNGVLQQQQQQQLQQQQQQQQLQQHPHQQQPHHQHPLQLLSNSQTSIAGNQYMSSPGGLQHAQSQTSMASSSLNGSSSNLLHGHQQHVHHPQQMHPHHCPPAPQTSASSTMERMDRMNYPPYVAHNGNDYEASTPSSTRSRTLPRNGNGNPNANGNMSSNNNQSGSYDDMHGEFQIQISGLDTSSAFVCKSPTPMMKSGMGPVGGAGRGHHKLNLGIPDHSGGYVRGGNNLNPNSNMPKNLEDLDDLFKYAEEHDVAEPANHHPHSQQNHQGGSHLKPAAVPGKEQLSAKSSHCSSGYQSISTNPSPSQSSSPVESQLKAAMGSHNAPLAFKNPSYQLQPQTGSSRSSATSNPHQQQQQQQQQFGNRLKPVKGGLVAARAAFLNSGGALETAATLTPSSSDEQLSADNYAIYSYAAAAAAGAGMSTKLEAQRSLSGGSSSSTSASASTSNLGKSGGFSAYGRLNGPLKREDVYGSGYGGSSGNVGYGLSTSSGAGHPQHPHQQQHQLQQQQPHRERDQELKQYAGSVAGSVGSATSAAQRRLSLDSARTLSDSSTDTEGHCNQLQEGKRRRQLRSSGGSGGGGGGGVGSEQGLGKSYDQNGEIQLLQQTLDTLCHTLDRDEAELRDSSDELFGLQRPAGSAGSNGSNNLSLQSESTMRSIIDSFFQSSCRLITMEEELRREQLKMSLALSHKQRVIEEQGQQIAALDAANSRLLSALTALRQRYETQQQQQQQQHQAPPKTQKPQ; encoded by the exons ATGAACTGCGGTGCTTTGCGTGCAATTAGCGACGAGGTGCAAATGCATTCGGCGAATTCGGCGACGCCGCAGCAGCGCAAGATGCACTCCATGCCGCGTACCACTCCGCAGAGCATCCAGAGTACCCAGAATTCCACCCCGAATCCATCGAGATCAACCGGggatcagcagcagcaacccCAGACGGCGGCCCTGCGGCGGAGCACGATGCCCCGCAGCCGGGGATTGGCCTCCTGTTTGAGGGGCGAGCGGGATGACGCCCCCACCCCGCCCATTCATGAGGTCCACTGCGATGTGCAGCAGCTGCAACTACTGCAACaccagcaactgcagcagcagcagcagcagcagcaactgcaacagcaacatcagctgctgctgcagcaggAGCAACTGCAGCTGATGAAAGGCGACCAGGAGCCCATGTCTGGGACGGGATCGGGTGCCTCCACTCTGGAGCCGACGGGCAGGA GTGAGTACAAGTCGAAGACACTGCCTCGCATACATTTCGATACGGCGCTAAACGATACATCGCCGAACGAAG ATACTTCCTATGAGAAGGCGTGCCGCCGTGGATCAGCGCCCACCACGCCCATTTTGGGCAGCAAACAACACCAGACGGAGAGCAATGCCACTTCGCGTTTCACCAACTTCTTTTCCAAAAA ATCCAATCCCCTGAAGCGGACCAAGTCGGTGACCAAGCTGGAGCGGACCAAGCGCGGATCCGGCGGACTGAGGGGATCCCGCTCGCACGAGAGCCTGCTGTCCAGTCACGCCGTCATGTCCACCATAG ATCTCTCCTGCACTggggcggtgggcgtggcgcCCGTGCATCAGTCAGTCCTGGGACGGCGTCACTGTTTCCAGGTGCGCGGCGGGCCGCGTGGCGAGCGGTACTACTCGTGCGGTTCGCGCCAGGAGCGCGACCTTTGGATCTACTCGCTGCGCAAGTCGATCGCTCCGAATGCGGAGCACACCCGTCGCACGGACAACTCGCTAAAGATGTGGGTCTACGAGGCGAAGAACCTGCCGCCCAAGAAGCGATACTTCTGCGAACTGCAGCTGGACAAAACCCTGTACGGCCGGACGTCGGTGAAGCTGCAGACAGATCTGCTGTTCTGGGGCGAGCACTTCGACTTCCCCGACATACCCGAGATCAATGTCATCACGGTGAATGTGTTCCGTGAGGTGgacaagaagaagaagcgcGACAAGTACCAGTTCGTGGGCTCGGTGAAGATACCCGTGCACGATGTGACCTCCAGGCTGCCATGCGAGCAATGGTATCCCATACTGAGCGACAAGGCGGGCGACAGTCTGGGCAGAACGtcgggcggcggcggcagtgGGTCCAAGGACAAGGAGCAGCTGCCCACGCTGAGGATCAAGTGTAGATTCCAGAGCACCGATATCCTGCCCATCAATGTGTACGCCAACTTCTTGGCCTACCTCAAGGAGAACTACAAGCGGGTGTGCGAGACCCTGGAGCCGGTGATCGGGGTGAAGGCCAAGGAGGACATTGGCCAGGCACTGGTACTGCTGATGCATGCGCAGGGGCTGGCGGGCGCCTTCCTCACCGACGTGGTGGCCCTCGATCTGCTGCGCGTGGGTGACCAGAGGCTCACCTTCCGGGGCAACTCGCTGGCCACCAAGAGCATGGAGGCGTTCCTCAAGCTGACGGGCGAACAGTATCTGCAGGACACCCTATCGGCACCCATTAACGAGCTGATTCAGTCAGAGCGGGACTGCGAGGTGGATCCGACCAAGGCGAGTGGCTCGTCGGCGGGTTCGCTGCAGCGACAGCAGGCCGCCCTGCGTGGCGCGGTGCGTGGGGCGTGGCAGTGCATCTTTGAGTCGCACAAGCACTTCCCCGCCCAGCTGCGTAATTGCTTCGCCACGTTCCGGGAGCGCCTGCAGCAGCTGGGCCGCCAGGATATGGCCGACAACCTGATCTCGGCGAGCATTTTCCTGCGGTTCCTGTGCCCGGCCATCCTGTCGCCGTCGTTGTTCAACATCACCAGCGAACTGCCGTCGGCTCGGGCTACCCGCAATCTCACGCTGGTGGCCAAGACCCTGCAGACATTGGCTAACTTCACCCGCTTCCAGGGCAAGGAGAACTTCATGGAGTTCCTCAACGATTTCCTCGAACAGGAGGCCGCCCGCATGCAGCAGTTTCTGGAGATTATATCGACACGGCCGGAGCATCCGGCCCCGGACTCGATACTCGATTGGGCCGGCTACATTGACCAGGGCAAACAGCTGTCCATCCTGCATAGCTTGCTCAGCGAGAGTCTGGCCAAATTGCCGGAGGCCAGGCAGCATGAGCTGGATCCACTGCAGCACATCCTGGACGAGATCAGCCGGGCCAAGGAGCATGGCTTGGGAACGGCCCTGCCGGGCGGATATCTGCCGGCCACCTCCTCCACGCACTCGATAGCCAGCGAGAATCAGGAGAATCGCAATCCGGGCTCCTCGGGCTCGCATGCGGGCTCCAATTCGGAGCAGTTGCTGCCACAACAGAGTCAGCTGGCCCAGCCGCAACATGCGATTGTTAGTAAGCCCCTGTCGGCGGAGCGTGGCATTATGAGGGGGGTGCTCACTCCGAATTCCCTGGAGAAGAATATCTTTAGGTACAATGATCCCACGGTTAATGGtgtgctgcagcagcagcaacagcaacaactacagcagcagcaacagcaacaacagctgCAACAGCATCCCCACCAGCAACAGCCGCACCACCAGCATCCCCTCCAGCTGCTCTCCAATTCACAAACCTCGATTGCTGGCAACCAATATATGAGCTCGCCGGGAGGCCTGCAGCATGCCCAATCGCAGACCTCGATGGCATCCTCATCGCtcaacggcagcagcagcaatctGCTGCATGGCCACCAGCAGCATGTCCACCACCCGCAGCAAATGCATCCACACCACTGCCCGCCGGCGCCACAGACAAGTGCCTCCAGCACCATGGAGCGCATGGATCGGATGAACTATCCGCCGTATGTGGCGCACAATGGCAATGACTACGAGGCCAGCACGCCGTCGAGCACTCGCTCCAGGACACTGCCACGAAATGGTAATGGAAATCCCAATGCCAATGGCAACATGAGCAGCAATAACAACCAGAGCGGCAGCTACGACGACATGCACGGCGAGTTCCAGATCCAGATATCCGGGCTGGACACGAGCAGTGCTTTTGTCTGCAAGTCACCCACACCCATGATGAAATCCGGTATGGGTCCAGTTGGAGGAGCGGGACGAGGCCACCACAAGCTGAATCTGGGAATACCCGATCATTCGGGTGGCTATGTGCGCGGCGGCAACAACCTGAATCCCAACTCGAATATGCCCAAGAACCTGGAGGATCTCGACGATCTGTTCAAGTACGCCGAAGAGCACGACGTGGCGGAGCCGGCTAACCATCACCCTCACAGCCAGCAGAATCACCAGGGGGGTTCCCACCTCAAGCCCGCCGCCGTGCCGGGCAAGGAGCAACTGTCGGCGAAGAGCAGTCACTGCAGCTCTGGCTACCAGAGCATCTCCACGAATCCCTCGCCCTCGCAGTCCTCCAGTCCCGTGGAGAGCCAGCTGAAGGCCGCGATGGGCAGTCACAATGCGCCGCTGGCTTTTAAGAATCCCTCCTACCAGCTGCAGCCCCAAACGGGCTCGTCCAGATCATCGGCTACAAGCAATccccaccagcaacagcagcagcagcaacagcagttCGGCAACCGGCTTAAGCCCGTTAAAGGTGGACTGGTGGCCGCTCGGGCGGCCTTCCTCAACAGCGGAGGAGCCTTGGAGACGGCGGCCACATTGACGCCAAGTTCATCGGATGAACAGCTCTCGGCGGATAACTATGCTATATATAGCTATGCAGCTGCGGCGGCGGCTGGAGCGGGCATGTCCACCAAGCTGGAGGCTCAACGCTCGCTCAGCGGCGGCAGCAGCTCCTCCACCTCGGCATCCGCGTCCACCTCGAATCTGGGCAAGAGCGGTGGCTTCTCCGCCTACGGGCGGCTGAATGGACCGCTCAAGCGGGAGGATGTCTACGGCAGTGGCTACGGCGGCAGCAGTGGCAATGTGGGCTACGGCCTGTCCACTTCCAGTGGCGCCGGACACCCTCAACATccccaccagcagcagcatcagttgcagcaacagcaaccgcACAGGGAACGGGATCAGGAACTGAAGCAGTATGCGGGCAGTGTGGCGGGCAGCGTGGGATCGGCCACTTCGGCTGCCCAAAGGCGGCTGAGTTTGGACTCGGCGCGCACGCTCTCCGACAGCAGCACGGATACGGAGG GGCACTGCAATCAATTGCAGGAGGGCAAGCGACGCAGGCAGTTGCGCAGCAGTGGCGGCagcggcggaggaggaggaggaggagtggGTTCGGAACAGGGATTGGGAAAGAGCTATGACCAGAACGGAGAGATCCAGCTGCTGCAGCAGACGCTGGACACGCTCTGCCACACGCTCGACCGCGACGAGGCGGAGCTGCGCGACTCCAGTGACGAGCTGTTTGGCCTACAGCGGCCAGCGGGCAGCGCCGGCAGCAACGGGTCGAACAATCTCAGCCTGCAGTCGGAGTCCACCATGCGCAGCATCATCGACAG TTTCTTTCAATCCTCCTGTAGACTCATCACCATGGAGGAGGAACTGCGCCGCGAGCAGCTGAAGATGTCGCTGGCGCTCTCCCACAAGCAGCGCGTGATCGAGGAGCAGGGTCAGCAGATCGCGGCACTGGACGCGGCCAACAGCCGGCTGCTCAGCGCCCTGACCGCCCTGCGCCAGCGGTACGAgacccagcagcagcagcaacagcagcagcaccaaGCACCACCAAAGACCCAGAAGCCACAGTGA
- the LOC119558299 gene encoding ras GTPase-activating protein raskol isoform X4 encodes MNCGALRAISDEVQMHSANSATPQQRKMHSMPRTTPQSIQSTQNSTPNPSRSTGDQQQQPQTAALRRSTMPRSRGLASCLRGERDDAPTPPIHEVHCDVQQLQLLQHQQLQQQQQQQQLQQQHQLLLQQEQLQLMKGDQEPMSGTGSGASTLEPTGRSEYKSKTLPRIHFDTALNDTSPNEDTSYEKACRRGSAPTTPILGSKQHQTESNATSRFTNFFSKKSNPLKRTKSVTKLERTKRGSGGLRGSRSHESLLSSHAVMSTIDLSCTGAVGVAPVHQSVLGRRHCFQVRGGPRGERYYSCGSRQERDLWIYSLRKSIAPNAEHTRRTDNSLKMWVYEAKNLPPKKRYFCELQLDKTLYGRTSVKLQTDLLFWGEHFDFPDIPEINVITVNVFREVDKKKKRDKYQFVGSVKIPVHDVTSRLPCEQWYPILSDKAGDSLGRTSGGGGSGSKDKEQLPTLRIKCRFQSTDILPINVYANFLAYLKENYKRVCETLEPVIGVKAKEDIGQALVLLMHAQGLAGAFLTDVVALDLLRVGDQRLTFRGNSLATKSMEAFLKLTGEQYLQDTLSAPINELIQSERDCEVDPTKASGSSAGSLQRQQAALRGAVRGAWQCIFESHKHFPAQLRNCFATFRERLQQLGRQDMADNLISASIFLRFLCPAILSPSLFNITSELPSARATRNLTLVAKTLQTLANFTRFQGKENFMEFLNDFLEQEAARMQQFLEIISTRPEHPAPDSILDWAGYIDQGKQLSILHSLLSESLAKLPEARQHELDPLQHILDEISRAKEHGLGTALPGGYLPATSSTHSIASENQENRNPGSSGSHAGSNSEQLLPQQSQLAQPQHAIVSKPLSAERGIMRGVLTPNSLEKNIFRYNDPTVNGVLQQQQQQQLQQQQQQQQLQQHPHQQQPHHQHPLQLLSNSQTSIAGNQYMSSPGGLQHAQSQTSMASSSLNGSSSNLLHGHQQHVHHPQQMHPHHCPPAPQTSASSTMERMDRMNYPPYVAHNGNDYEASTPSSTRSRTLPRNGNGNPNANGNMSSNNNQSGSYDDMHGEFQIQISGLDTSSAFVCKSPTPMMKSGMGPVGGAGRGHHKLNLGIPDHSGGYVRGGNNLNPNSNMPKNLEDLDDLFKYAEEHDVAEPANHHPHSQQNHQGGSHLKPAAVPGKEQLSAKSSHCSSGYQSISTNPSPSQSSSPVESQLKAAMGSHNAPLAFKNPSYQLQPQTGSSRSSATSNPHQQQQQQQQQFGNRLKPVKGGLVAARAAFLNSGGALETAATLTPSSSDEQLSADNYAIYSYAAAAAAGAGMSTKLEAQRSLSGGSSSSTSASASTSNLGKSGGFSAYGRLNGPLKREDVYGSGYGGSSGNVGYGLSTSSGAGHPQHPHQQQHQLQQQQPHRERDQELKQYAGSVAGSVGSATSAAQRRLSLDSARTLSDSSTDTEGHCNQLQEGKRRRQLRSSGGSGGGGGGGVGSEQGLGKSYDQNGEIQLLQQTLDTLCHTLDRDEAELRDSSDELFGLQRPAGSAGSNGSNNLSLQSESTMRSIIDRLITMEEELRREQLKMSLALSHKQRVIEEQGQQIAALDAANSRLLSALTALRQRYETQQQQQQQQHQAPPKTQKPQ; translated from the exons ATGAACTGCGGTGCTTTGCGTGCAATTAGCGACGAGGTGCAAATGCATTCGGCGAATTCGGCGACGCCGCAGCAGCGCAAGATGCACTCCATGCCGCGTACCACTCCGCAGAGCATCCAGAGTACCCAGAATTCCACCCCGAATCCATCGAGATCAACCGGggatcagcagcagcaacccCAGACGGCGGCCCTGCGGCGGAGCACGATGCCCCGCAGCCGGGGATTGGCCTCCTGTTTGAGGGGCGAGCGGGATGACGCCCCCACCCCGCCCATTCATGAGGTCCACTGCGATGTGCAGCAGCTGCAACTACTGCAACaccagcaactgcagcagcagcagcagcagcagcaactgcaacagcaacatcagctgctgctgcagcaggAGCAACTGCAGCTGATGAAAGGCGACCAGGAGCCCATGTCTGGGACGGGATCGGGTGCCTCCACTCTGGAGCCGACGGGCAGGA GTGAGTACAAGTCGAAGACACTGCCTCGCATACATTTCGATACGGCGCTAAACGATACATCGCCGAACGAAG ATACTTCCTATGAGAAGGCGTGCCGCCGTGGATCAGCGCCCACCACGCCCATTTTGGGCAGCAAACAACACCAGACGGAGAGCAATGCCACTTCGCGTTTCACCAACTTCTTTTCCAAAAA ATCCAATCCCCTGAAGCGGACCAAGTCGGTGACCAAGCTGGAGCGGACCAAGCGCGGATCCGGCGGACTGAGGGGATCCCGCTCGCACGAGAGCCTGCTGTCCAGTCACGCCGTCATGTCCACCATAG ATCTCTCCTGCACTggggcggtgggcgtggcgcCCGTGCATCAGTCAGTCCTGGGACGGCGTCACTGTTTCCAGGTGCGCGGCGGGCCGCGTGGCGAGCGGTACTACTCGTGCGGTTCGCGCCAGGAGCGCGACCTTTGGATCTACTCGCTGCGCAAGTCGATCGCTCCGAATGCGGAGCACACCCGTCGCACGGACAACTCGCTAAAGATGTGGGTCTACGAGGCGAAGAACCTGCCGCCCAAGAAGCGATACTTCTGCGAACTGCAGCTGGACAAAACCCTGTACGGCCGGACGTCGGTGAAGCTGCAGACAGATCTGCTGTTCTGGGGCGAGCACTTCGACTTCCCCGACATACCCGAGATCAATGTCATCACGGTGAATGTGTTCCGTGAGGTGgacaagaagaagaagcgcGACAAGTACCAGTTCGTGGGCTCGGTGAAGATACCCGTGCACGATGTGACCTCCAGGCTGCCATGCGAGCAATGGTATCCCATACTGAGCGACAAGGCGGGCGACAGTCTGGGCAGAACGtcgggcggcggcggcagtgGGTCCAAGGACAAGGAGCAGCTGCCCACGCTGAGGATCAAGTGTAGATTCCAGAGCACCGATATCCTGCCCATCAATGTGTACGCCAACTTCTTGGCCTACCTCAAGGAGAACTACAAGCGGGTGTGCGAGACCCTGGAGCCGGTGATCGGGGTGAAGGCCAAGGAGGACATTGGCCAGGCACTGGTACTGCTGATGCATGCGCAGGGGCTGGCGGGCGCCTTCCTCACCGACGTGGTGGCCCTCGATCTGCTGCGCGTGGGTGACCAGAGGCTCACCTTCCGGGGCAACTCGCTGGCCACCAAGAGCATGGAGGCGTTCCTCAAGCTGACGGGCGAACAGTATCTGCAGGACACCCTATCGGCACCCATTAACGAGCTGATTCAGTCAGAGCGGGACTGCGAGGTGGATCCGACCAAGGCGAGTGGCTCGTCGGCGGGTTCGCTGCAGCGACAGCAGGCCGCCCTGCGTGGCGCGGTGCGTGGGGCGTGGCAGTGCATCTTTGAGTCGCACAAGCACTTCCCCGCCCAGCTGCGTAATTGCTTCGCCACGTTCCGGGAGCGCCTGCAGCAGCTGGGCCGCCAGGATATGGCCGACAACCTGATCTCGGCGAGCATTTTCCTGCGGTTCCTGTGCCCGGCCATCCTGTCGCCGTCGTTGTTCAACATCACCAGCGAACTGCCGTCGGCTCGGGCTACCCGCAATCTCACGCTGGTGGCCAAGACCCTGCAGACATTGGCTAACTTCACCCGCTTCCAGGGCAAGGAGAACTTCATGGAGTTCCTCAACGATTTCCTCGAACAGGAGGCCGCCCGCATGCAGCAGTTTCTGGAGATTATATCGACACGGCCGGAGCATCCGGCCCCGGACTCGATACTCGATTGGGCCGGCTACATTGACCAGGGCAAACAGCTGTCCATCCTGCATAGCTTGCTCAGCGAGAGTCTGGCCAAATTGCCGGAGGCCAGGCAGCATGAGCTGGATCCACTGCAGCACATCCTGGACGAGATCAGCCGGGCCAAGGAGCATGGCTTGGGAACGGCCCTGCCGGGCGGATATCTGCCGGCCACCTCCTCCACGCACTCGATAGCCAGCGAGAATCAGGAGAATCGCAATCCGGGCTCCTCGGGCTCGCATGCGGGCTCCAATTCGGAGCAGTTGCTGCCACAACAGAGTCAGCTGGCCCAGCCGCAACATGCGATTGTTAGTAAGCCCCTGTCGGCGGAGCGTGGCATTATGAGGGGGGTGCTCACTCCGAATTCCCTGGAGAAGAATATCTTTAGGTACAATGATCCCACGGTTAATGGtgtgctgcagcagcagcaacagcaacaactacagcagcagcaacagcaacaacagctgCAACAGCATCCCCACCAGCAACAGCCGCACCACCAGCATCCCCTCCAGCTGCTCTCCAATTCACAAACCTCGATTGCTGGCAACCAATATATGAGCTCGCCGGGAGGCCTGCAGCATGCCCAATCGCAGACCTCGATGGCATCCTCATCGCtcaacggcagcagcagcaatctGCTGCATGGCCACCAGCAGCATGTCCACCACCCGCAGCAAATGCATCCACACCACTGCCCGCCGGCGCCACAGACAAGTGCCTCCAGCACCATGGAGCGCATGGATCGGATGAACTATCCGCCGTATGTGGCGCACAATGGCAATGACTACGAGGCCAGCACGCCGTCGAGCACTCGCTCCAGGACACTGCCACGAAATGGTAATGGAAATCCCAATGCCAATGGCAACATGAGCAGCAATAACAACCAGAGCGGCAGCTACGACGACATGCACGGCGAGTTCCAGATCCAGATATCCGGGCTGGACACGAGCAGTGCTTTTGTCTGCAAGTCACCCACACCCATGATGAAATCCGGTATGGGTCCAGTTGGAGGAGCGGGACGAGGCCACCACAAGCTGAATCTGGGAATACCCGATCATTCGGGTGGCTATGTGCGCGGCGGCAACAACCTGAATCCCAACTCGAATATGCCCAAGAACCTGGAGGATCTCGACGATCTGTTCAAGTACGCCGAAGAGCACGACGTGGCGGAGCCGGCTAACCATCACCCTCACAGCCAGCAGAATCACCAGGGGGGTTCCCACCTCAAGCCCGCCGCCGTGCCGGGCAAGGAGCAACTGTCGGCGAAGAGCAGTCACTGCAGCTCTGGCTACCAGAGCATCTCCACGAATCCCTCGCCCTCGCAGTCCTCCAGTCCCGTGGAGAGCCAGCTGAAGGCCGCGATGGGCAGTCACAATGCGCCGCTGGCTTTTAAGAATCCCTCCTACCAGCTGCAGCCCCAAACGGGCTCGTCCAGATCATCGGCTACAAGCAATccccaccagcaacagcagcagcagcaacagcagttCGGCAACCGGCTTAAGCCCGTTAAAGGTGGACTGGTGGCCGCTCGGGCGGCCTTCCTCAACAGCGGAGGAGCCTTGGAGACGGCGGCCACATTGACGCCAAGTTCATCGGATGAACAGCTCTCGGCGGATAACTATGCTATATATAGCTATGCAGCTGCGGCGGCGGCTGGAGCGGGCATGTCCACCAAGCTGGAGGCTCAACGCTCGCTCAGCGGCGGCAGCAGCTCCTCCACCTCGGCATCCGCGTCCACCTCGAATCTGGGCAAGAGCGGTGGCTTCTCCGCCTACGGGCGGCTGAATGGACCGCTCAAGCGGGAGGATGTCTACGGCAGTGGCTACGGCGGCAGCAGTGGCAATGTGGGCTACGGCCTGTCCACTTCCAGTGGCGCCGGACACCCTCAACATccccaccagcagcagcatcagttgcagcaacagcaaccgcACAGGGAACGGGATCAGGAACTGAAGCAGTATGCGGGCAGTGTGGCGGGCAGCGTGGGATCGGCCACTTCGGCTGCCCAAAGGCGGCTGAGTTTGGACTCGGCGCGCACGCTCTCCGACAGCAGCACGGATACGGAGG GGCACTGCAATCAATTGCAGGAGGGCAAGCGACGCAGGCAGTTGCGCAGCAGTGGCGGCagcggcggaggaggaggaggaggagtggGTTCGGAACAGGGATTGGGAAAGAGCTATGACCAGAACGGAGAGATCCAGCTGCTGCAGCAGACGCTGGACACGCTCTGCCACACGCTCGACCGCGACGAGGCGGAGCTGCGCGACTCCAGTGACGAGCTGTTTGGCCTACAGCGGCCAGCGGGCAGCGCCGGCAGCAACGGGTCGAACAATCTCAGCCTGCAGTCGGAGTCCACCATGCGCAGCATCATCGACAG ACTCATCACCATGGAGGAGGAACTGCGCCGCGAGCAGCTGAAGATGTCGCTGGCGCTCTCCCACAAGCAGCGCGTGATCGAGGAGCAGGGTCAGCAGATCGCGGCACTGGACGCGGCCAACAGCCGGCTGCTCAGCGCCCTGACCGCCCTGCGCCAGCGGTACGAgacccagcagcagcagcaacagcagcagcaccaaGCACCACCAAAGACCCAGAAGCCACAGTGA